The following nucleotide sequence is from Micromonospora sp. WMMD1120.
TCTCCGAGCGCTGGCAGACCGAGAAGAGCCACATCACCAAGCTCTCCACCGCCAAGGAGGAGCTGGAACGCCTCGGTGGCGAGGCCGAGCGGGCCGAGCGGGACGGTGAGCTGGAGCGCGCCGCCGAGCTGCGCTACGGCCGGATTCCCGCCCTCAAGGTCGAGCTTCAGCAGGCCGAGGAGGAGCTGGCCCAGCTCCAGGCCGACGGCGCGATGCTCAAGGAGGAGGTCGGCGCCGACGACATCGCCGCGGTGGTCGCCTCCTGGACCGGCATCCCCGCCGGTCGTCTCCTTGAGGGTGAGACGGCCAAGCTGCTGCGGATGGAGGAGTCGCTGGGCGGCCGGGTGGTCGGCCAGGGCGAGGCGGTCGGTGCGGTCGCCGACGCGGTACGCCGGGCCCGAGCCGGTATCGCCGACCCGGACCGCCCGACCGGCAGCTTCCTCTTCCTCGGCCCGACCGGTGTCGGCAAGACCGAGCTGGCCAAGGCCCTCGCCGAATTCCTCTTCGACGACGAGCGGGCGATGGTCCGCATCGACATGAGCGAGTACGGCGAGAAGCACTCGGTCGCCCGGCTGGTCGGTGCGCCCCCCGGCTACGTCGGCTACGACGAGGGCGGTCAGCTCACCGAGGCGGTGCGCCGTCGGCCGTACTCGGTGGTGCTGCTGGACGAGGTGGAGAAGGCCCACCCGGACGTCTTCGACGTGCTGCTCCAGGTGCTGGACGACGGCCGGCTCACCGACGGTCAGGGCCGTACCGTCGACTTCCGCAACGCGATCCTGATCCTCACGTCCAACCTCGGCTCGTCGGTGATCGGTGACCTGACGCTCGCCGACGAGCAGCGCCGTGAGGGCGTCCTGGCCGTGGTCCGGTCGCACTTCAAGCCGGAGTTCCTCAACCGGCTGGACGACATCGTGGTCTTCGCCTCGCTGCGGGGTGACGACCTGCGCTCCATCGTCGACATCCAGCTCGACCGGATGCGGAACCGTCTTGCGGACCGCCGGCTGGCGCTGGACGTCACCGAGTCCGCCCGGGACTGGTTGGCCGAGCACGGCTACGACCCGATCTACGGTGCCCGCCCGCTGCGCCGCCTGGTGCAGACCGCGATCGGCGACCAGTTGGCCAAGGCCCTGCTGGCCGGAAACATCCGCGACGGCGAAACGGTAAAGGTAGACCGCGAGTCCGACACCCTAACGGTCCAAACCGCCTAACCCCACCCCACCCCACCCGGTCCGCACCGACACCCGCACGCGTTGATCATGAAGTTATGGCCCGGCCGCGCGGCTTGGGGTCAAGGGGTGAGTGCAATCGTTAGGCGGCGATGAGGTGGTCTAGGCGTTCGGCTGGGGTTGCCCAGTCGAGTGTTTGGCGGGGGCGGGTGTTCAGTTCGTGGGCGATCTCGTCGAGGCCGCTCTGGTTGATGCTGCGGAAGTCGTAGCTGCCTTTGGGGAAGTACTGGCGTAGCAGGCCGTTGGTGTTCTCGTTGCTGCCGCGTTGCCAGGGGCTGTGGGGGTCGCAGAAGTAGACCGGGCAGCCGGTGGCGACGGTGAAGACCGCGTGGGCGGCCATCTCGCTGCCTTGGTCCCAGGTCAGTGAGCGGCGTAGGTGCGTCGGTAGTCGGGCGGTGAGGTCGGTGAGCACGCCGATGACGGCTTCGGTGTCACGCCCGTGCGGCAGCGCGCCGAGCATCACGTAGCGGGTGGCGCGTTCGACCAGTGTCACGATCGCCGAGCGGCCGCCCTTGCCGATGACCAGATCACCTTCCCAGTGACCCGGCACGGCCCGGTCGGTGGCCTCGGCGGGCCGGTTACTGATGTGCAGGTCCCCGATCCAGGGGCGGCGGCCCCGATCCGCTGCCGCCAGCCGCGACTGGGCACGCCGGTCGGCGCGTCCCGAGCGCAGAGCGACCTGCCGAGTCAACTCCTCCCGCAGGCTGCCCCGCGACTGAACGTAGATCGCCTGGTAGATCGTCTCGTGAGACACCTGCAACTCCGGCCGGTCAGCGAACATGGCCCGCAGCCACGCGGCGATCTGCGTCGGAGACCACCTACGCGCCAGTCTGCCCCGCACCACCTGCCGCAGCCGCGTCCCGGCCCCCAACTTCGTCGCCTTCGGCCGACGCCGCGCCGCGTCAGCACGCCGCTGCGCCCACTGCGCCTGATACCCCCACCGATACGGCGCCCGAGCCCGCCCCGACGGCAACGACCGCCCCAACGGGTTCTTCGTCCCATGCCGGGCACTGTGATACCGGCCCACCTCCCGCGAGACCGTGCTCACCGACACCCCGAGCACACCCGCGATCTGCGAAATCGTCCGCCCTGCCCCCCACAGATGCTCCAACACCTGCCGATGCCCAAACGTCACCACACCCGGCCTCGCCACCAGCACCCCCAGCCCAACCAAGATCAGTTGCACTGAAGCCTAGAAACCACCCGGCGTGTCGTGGCAATAACTTCATGATCAACAGGGTCGGGGCCGGGTGGGCGGGGAAAAGGTGGAGGCATGTTTGGTTTCGAAAGAAGGCAGTGGGAGCGGGATCTCGCCACCGCCGTCGACGAGGTGCGGACGGCTGACACCCTCGCCTTCGGCGGGGTCGGCATCGCGGGTTCGGTACTGCCCGTGACGCAGGCGTACGAGCGGATCTCCGCAGCGCTCGACGAGCACCCGGACGAGGTTCGCAGACACCTCGACCGGGTGCTGGCCGACGGCACCCCGGCCGGCCGGGCGTACGCGGCCACCCTGCTGGAGCGCGTCGACCCGGAGGCGGCCCGGGCGGCCTGGACGTCGCTGCGCGACGACCCGGGCGAGCTGACCACCTTCGTCGGCTGCGTCATGGACCGGGAAACCCTCGGCAACTACGCCAGCCAGCGCCTCGCCGCTGCCTGAGTCGTCCCCGGCGGCGTCGGTGGCTGAGCTGTCGGTCACGGTACGGGTCCCGCAGGCGCCGGAGGTTGTTACCGTTCGCGCCGACGAACCTGGGGAGGTGGTCGGTGGACGCGCTGGTGGCGGTGCTTGCCGTACTCGCGTTGGTCGTGCTCCTGACCGTCGTCGTGCGGGCCCGGCGGCGGGCGATGGTCCGGCCGGGCGGCGTGCCGCCCGCCACGGAGGTGCTGCGCGCGGGCCTGCGCCGCCTGGCCCCGGCTGACCGCGTGCGGATCCGCGAGCGGGAGTACGCGGTGCGCGCCACCATCCGACTGGTCGAGGGGGACTGGAGCTGGGTGCAGCACCTGCTCGACGACGACTCCGGCGCGCAGTACCGGCTCTCCGTCGAGGACGGCCCGGAGCTGGAGTTGGTGCTGTGGACCCCCGAACCGACAGCGACAGTCACCCCCGGCGCCCCGACCATCGACAGCGGCGGGCGGCGCTACACCTGGGTGGAGAGCGGGCAGGCACGCTACACCGCCACCGGGGAGACCGAGCTGCCCCCGGCCGGCACCATGCGCTATCACGACTACGAGGCCGGCGGCGGCGCGCGGCTCTCGTTCGAGGCGTACGGCGAGGACGGTTGGCGGATCGCCGGCGGCGACCTGCTCGACCCCGCCGACGTGGCGATCCGCGTGACGCCCGACGCGTCCTGAGGACCCGCCGGGCGCGCCGGGCCTGCCACGGCATGCCGAACTGGCTGGTTGTCGATACGGTGTGGGCGCGATCTTAGGGAAGGAGAATCGTGGTCGATTCCCAGAGCACGCCGGCCCGTCAGCGGCCATCCATTGTGTCGATTTCCAGCTATCTGCTCTTCCTGTTCCTGGCGTGCCAGGTGATCAGTCTGATCATCACGCTCAGCACCATCGGTAAGACCCGGGACGCCCTGCGTGACGCGTACGCGAACAGCACCATCGAGAACGCCGACCAGGTGGCGGACGTCTTCGTCGCCGTCGGCATCGGCAGCGCCATCCTGCTGGTGCTGCTCGCGGTCGTGCTGGCGGTGCTGGCCCTCTTCAACAACCAGGGCCGTAACGGTGCCCGCATCACCACCTGGATCATCGGCGGAATCATGGTCTGCTGCACGGGTGGTGGCCTGCTCAGCAGCGCGGCCGGCGGCCTGGCCACCGGTGGGAACACCGGCGGCGACGGGCCGAGCGCGGAGGAGATCCAGCGCCGGATGGAGGAGGCCCTGCCCTCCTGGGCCACCCCGGTCAGCCTGCTGCTCGGCGTGGTCAGCCTGATCGCGCTGGTCACGGCGCTGATCCTGCTGGCGCTGCCCAAGGCCAACCCGTTCTTCCGCAAGCAGGCGGCGGTCTGGGAGCCGCCGACCCCGGGAGCCAGCTACCCGGGGCAGGCTCCCGGCCAGCCGGGCTACCCGCAGGCGTCCGGTGAGCCGGGGTACCCGTCGAGCGGCGAGCCGGGCTACCCCCCGCCGCCGGCAGCGGGCCGGCCGGACGACACGCCGCCCACGGACCGACCCGGGTCGACCCCGCCGTCGACGAGTTGACAGCTCGATAACCACGACGCCGACGATCCCT
It contains:
- a CDS encoding DUF4178 domain-containing protein, with amino-acid sequence MDALVAVLAVLALVVLLTVVVRARRRAMVRPGGVPPATEVLRAGLRRLAPADRVRIREREYAVRATIRLVEGDWSWVQHLLDDDSGAQYRLSVEDGPELELVLWTPEPTATVTPGAPTIDSGGRRYTWVESGQARYTATGETELPPAGTMRYHDYEAGGGARLSFEAYGEDGWRIAGGDLLDPADVAIRVTPDAS
- a CDS encoding IS30 family transposase produces the protein MQLILVGLGVLVARPGVVTFGHRQVLEHLWGAGRTISQIAGVLGVSVSTVSREVGRYHSARHGTKNPLGRSLPSGRARAPYRWGYQAQWAQRRADAARRRPKATKLGAGTRLRQVVRGRLARRWSPTQIAAWLRAMFADRPELQVSHETIYQAIYVQSRGSLREELTRQVALRSGRADRRAQSRLAAADRGRRPWIGDLHISNRPAEATDRAVPGHWEGDLVIGKGGRSAIVTLVERATRYVMLGALPHGRDTEAVIGVLTDLTARLPTHLRRSLTWDQGSEMAAHAVFTVATGCPVYFCDPHSPWQRGSNENTNGLLRQYFPKGSYDFRSINQSGLDEIAHELNTRPRQTLDWATPAERLDHLIAA